tcttaaaaaaaaaaaaaatcagatacatCCTTATTGAGTATGATGAAGCCTACCAAGAAAAAAGTGGGAGAGGGAGACCAGAAGAATGTATAAAGGAGATCCAAATTGGACTGGGGGCTCAGGGAAGGCATCCCTGAGGAAGGGATTGTTGTGCTACGATCTGAAGGATTAATAGGTGTTAGCATGGTGAAGATGTGACAGGTGGAATGGGCTGGGAGAAGGGAGCAGGCTCATTTAACAGGAGCAGAGGGGAAAGCGCTGGACCAGGGCAGAGGAGGGGCCACGTGGGAAAGGCATTTAGACAGCAGACTGGGCAGAGCCTGGGGCAGGGTTGCAGGTGAGGGAGAAAAGGCAGCTGTCAGGACTCCGGGGTTTCTGGTTTGAAGGCCAGGAAGGATATGGAGTGTTCAGACATTACTACCCACCCCCAGGCTGATGCATACTCTCTGGGCCATGCTGTATCTTCCTCATAGCAGTTACACAATGTACCAGATACTTTCCTCATTTACTTGTCTGTCTTCTCCAATGATGACAAAGCTCTAGGAGGACAAAAATTTTTGATGGCTCACTGAGTAATCCCcatgtttttttagagacagggtctcactctgtcacccaggctggagtgcagtggcatgatcatagctcactgcagccttgaactcccgggcccaggcgatcctcccacctcaggctcctgagtggcTGGTAGTATAGGCACatgtcatcacacccagctaattttaaaaatatcttggccgggcgcagtggctcacgcctgtaatcccagcactttgggaggccgaggcacgcagatcacgaggtcaggagattgaaaccatcctggctaacatggtgaaaccccgtctctactaaaaatacaaaaaacaaaaaacaaacaaacaaaaaaaacacacaattagccaggagtggtggcgggcacctgtagtcccaactactcgggaggctgaggcgggagaatggcgtgaacccatgaggtggagcttgcagtgaaccaagattgcgccagccagcctgggcaatagagcgagactctgtctcaaaaataaataaaaaaattaaaataaaaataaaaaaataaaaattttagaggtggggtcttgctatgttgcccaggctagtcttgaacactgggcctcaagtgatcctcccacctctgcctcctgagtacctgggattacaggtgcaagtgCCACAGCTGGCTAAATGCAtttttgatttatgattttttctgttttgtttttttttttgagacagggtctcactctgtcgcccaggctggagtgcagtggccggatctcagctcactgcaagctccgccttgcaggtttacaccattctcctgcctcagcctcccaagtagctgagactacaggcgcccaccacctcgcctggctagttttttgtattttttcagtagagacggagtttcaccgtgttagccaggatggtctcgatctcctgacctcgtgatccgcccgtctcggcctcccaaagtgctgggattacaggcttgagtcaccgcgccagGCTGATTTATGTTTTCAACTTATGACAGGTTTATATCTGTATGTCGAGATGGTAACAAGCAACATCCTCCCTGGGGCTTCTTATCCTAGAAGGAAACCAGAGCCAATAAAAATGTCTtacatggccgggcacagtggctcatgcctgtaatcctagcactttgggaggcccagacgggcggaccacgaggtcaggagatcgagaccatcctggctaacacggtgaaaccctgtctctactaaaaaaaaaaaaaaaaaaatacaaaaaattagccaggggtggtggtgggtgcctgcagtcccagctactcgggaggctgaggcaggagaatggtgtgaacccgggaagcggagcttgcagtgagctgagatctggccactgcactccagcctgggcgacagagcgagattccgtctcaaaaaaaaaaaaaaaaaaattagctacgcATGAGCCTTTGAGGCGGACGATGCAGGGAGCCAACACTgcgacactacactccagcatgggtgacagagtgagatcccccatctcaaaaacaaaacaaggacgggcacggtggctcatgcctgtaatcccagcactctgggaggccaaggcaggcagatcgcctgaggtcaggagttcaagaccagcttgaccaacatggagaaatctcatctctactaaacacacaaaattggctgggcgtggtggcacatgcctgtaatcccagctactctggaggcagaggcaggagaatcgcttgaacccaggaggcggaggctgtggtgagccaagattgtgccattgcactccagcctgggcaacaagagcgaaactccgtctcaaaaacaaaaacaaagacaaaaggcCATGTGCcctagctcatgcctataatcccagcactttgggaggccaaggcacatgCATCACCTGGGGTCGGGtgttctgagaccagcctggccaatgtggcaaaaccccatttctactaaaaatacaaaaattagccagtagtgGTGGTGCCAGctgcgcttgtggtcccagctacctgggaggctgagaagtgggatgatcgcttgaacctaggaggtcgaggtagcagtgagccatgattgcatcactgcactccaggcagcCTGGACGACCGATCAGGACCCTgtcatgcatgcacacacacacactcccaggCCAGTCGTGGtagttcacgcttgtaatcccagcactttgggaggcccaggcggaagaatcacttgagtctaggggttcaagaccagcctgggcaacatggcaaaaccccatctctcttttttttttttttcctgagacgagtctcgccctgttgcccaggctggagtgcaatggcacaatcttggctcactgcaacctccgcctcccagattcaagccattctcctgtctcagactccagagtagctgggattacaggtacccgccatcatgctcggctaatttttgtagagacagggtttcaccatgttggccaggctggtcttgaactcctgacctcaggtgatccaaccgcctcggcctcccaaagtgctgggattacaggcgtgagccacagcacccagccggCATATTTCAGTTTGTTATTTGACTCCCCAGTGAAATGTAAGCCTCACGAGGACGGGGATTCtgtcttagaacagtgcctggaatacAACAGACACTCAATAAGTGGGTGTCGAATGAATAAATGTCCCATGCTGAGGCTCAGGTACGTTATGATgctcattttacaaaagagaaaattaggaCACACAAAGATTAAGTCATTGGGTCGCACACCTTGTGAATGCCGAGTACTCAGCACACGCCCAATAACAGCATTATTATGATTACTTGCCGCTTACTCAGGCCGTGAGCTAAGTGCTTTACCCTGAGTCATCTCGCTCAATTTAGCAATAACCCCAAGCCGGCACCTTCGCGAACCCCACTTTCCAGAGGAGGAAGCCAGCGCCAGATGTTGCCCTGCAAGGCCGGGGCTGGGTCGGGGTTCGAACCCGGACGTCTGACAGGCCCTCCGCTCTCCCCGAGGCGTTACCGTGGTGGCCCCCACTTCCTCCCCACGGGACCCGGCGCTCACCCCCGGACCGGGGTCGGGGTCGTGAGCCCACAGCTCCGCCACCATCTCCGTGTGAAGAAACTCGAACAGCACAGTGTCCGCCATGAGCCCTCCTCGCGCGCCTAAAGATGCGCCCAGCGCTTCCCGCTCTCATTGGCCAGGCTTGGTAAGCCACGCCTCTCAAGTCACGGCGCGAGCCCTCCTACTCCCGCTTCCGCTGGTGTTTTAGACTAGCCCCGCCTCCCCACCTCCGGCTCAGGTGGTGTGCGCGTGAGCCTGGGATACTAGGGGGCGGGCCTACTCCTCCTCTGGCCGCACGTGACAACATCTTCTGCCCTTGCTGCCGTCCCTTCCCTATTTCCGGGTTCTTGAGCATTCCTATTGGCCAAATTACTGGTTACACGTGACATACTCGGCTTTTAAAATCCCTATTTGTCCATTCCAGACTTTCCTCGTCGCACAACCTGGAAAAGCCGGCCCAGCCGCTTCTCTATTGGCGGTTCCTCCATTCATGTGCTCTTCTGCACACTCCCTCAAAGCTGATGTTGAGAACTTGCATCCTGATTGGTAGTCGAGCGAATCCACGTGACTTGGCCGCTAATGCCCGCCCAACCCGCTCCCCTATTGGTCGAGATCGCAGCCCTTCAGCTGCCACGGTGAGGACTCGGCACTCGGGCAAGGAAGAGGATCCCGCAGGCTCGGAGCGTTAGCTACCGGGTACGGTCTTTGGCGATAGCGCTTCCCCCATCCCATGAGTGCCCCCAGCGGAGTCCAATCGGACTGTCATCCTTTCTGCGACTCTGGCACTGGTCCCGAGCAGCTCAAGGGCCCGAGTGCTTCCGGGTCTGAGATTGGCATGGTGGACCAAGTGGAGGGTGTGGCCGCTACTAGGAGGCAAATTCGTAAAGAGTTCGGCTTGGGACTCCGGGAACTCGGGCCCCAGATCCCTAATGGAGCTGgtcttcagtttccccatctgtacgCTGAAGGGCCTGGGGTCCAGTAACCCTCATCATCACCCagtttacagaagaggaaactgaggcccaggcagggggAGCAACTGACCCCAAGTCGTTAAGAGAATCAGCGAAGGGGCTGGGAATCCAGGACCTGCGCCTTTTACCCACCGCGGCGCCCGTCTCACGTGCAGTCCCTTCGCTTTTCTGCCCTAGCTCGGCGCCATGGCGTCCCAGGGTCGTCGGCGGAGGCCCCTGCGGAGGCCGGAGACGGTGGTGCCTGGGGAGGCGACCGAGACGGATTCCGAGCCCTCTGTGTCCTCGTCGGAGGAAGAGGAGCTGTACCTGGGTCCCTCGGGCCCGACGCGCGGCCGCCCCACGGGGCTGAGGgtggctggggaggccgcagAGACCGACTCGGACCCGGAGCCGGAGCCAACGGCCGCGCCGAGGGACCTGCCTCCGCTCGTGGTGCAGCGGGAATTGGCGGAGGAGACCTGGGGCGCGGAAGAGGCCccggcgcccgcccctgcgcgcTCGCTCCTGCAGCTTCGGCTGGCGGAGAGCCAGGCGCGGCTGGACCACGACGTGGCGGCCGCGGTGAGCGGTGTTTACCGCCGTGCGGGCCGCGACGTGGCCGCCCTGGCTGGTAGGCTGGCGGCAGCCCAGGCGGCGGGGCTGGCGGCGGCCCACAGCGTGCGCCTGGCGCGCGGGGACCTTTGTGCTTTGGCTGAGCGTCTGGACATCGTGGCTGGCTGCCGCTTGCTGCCGGACATCCGCGGCGTGCCGGGGACCGAGCCTGAGCAAGACCCGGGGCCGCGGGCCTAGCCATGATTCTACTT
The sequence above is a segment of the Macaca nemestrina isolate mMacNem1 chromosome 20, mMacNem.hap1, whole genome shotgun sequence genome. Coding sequences within it:
- the LOC105478536 gene encoding biogenesis of lysosome-related organelles complex 1 subunit 3, with amino-acid sequence MASQGRRRRPLRRPETVVPGEATETDSEPSVSSSEEEELYLGPSGPTRGRPTGLRVAGEAAETDSDPEPEPTAAPRDLPPLVVQRELAEETWGAEEAPAPAPARSLLQLRLAESQARLDHDVAAAVSGVYRRAGRDVAALAGRLAAAQAAGLAAAHSVRLARGDLCALAERLDIVAGCRLLPDIRGVPGTEPEQDPGPRA